Proteins from a genomic interval of Oncorhynchus mykiss isolate Arlee chromosome 21, USDA_OmykA_1.1, whole genome shotgun sequence:
- the LOC110500589 gene encoding interleukin-13 receptor subunit alpha-2 isoform X2, protein MITTTIGERRPKVETTLKLYKEYRLSTEDAVNYTVQTNPKHCTGRTISKPVSKSITKPTELVKNFQCSLYSSKAMNCSWLPVNQASDLQLYYGYLGPSHIAACSEYQYRDGQRTGCHLRGSFLQYDVYFKVNGTLDGLSVQNNFLVLPRYHVKPPAPKVKITEEGRNLILSWDPPDIGAVHCWNFILKYNKCQESLGKEIQLERVPGKVSYDQRCQYRVKLKAVYTKWCGEGGSDWSEEEIYGTEISLSPRFPRGP, encoded by the exons ATGATCACTACAACGATCGGAGAG AGGAGACCCAAAGTAGAGACAACTTTGAAGTTGTATAAAGAGTATAGACTCTCTACGGAAGATGCAGTGAATTACACAGTGCAAACAAACCCCAAACACTGTACAGGTAGAACCATAAGCAAACCTGTCAGCAAATCCATCACTAAACCCACAG AGTTGGTGAAGAACTTCCAGTGTTCCCTCTACTCCTCTAAGGCCATGAACTGCAGCTGGCTTCCAGTCAATCAGGCCTCAGACCTCCAGCTCTACTATGG ATACCTTGGTCCCTCCCACATAGCAGCATGCagtgagtaccagtacagagatgGTCAGAGGACAGGATGTCACCTGAGAGGATCCTTCCTTCAATATGACGTCTACTTCAAGGTCAATGGGACTCTCGATGGCTTATCTGTACAGAATAACTTCCTGGTGCTTCCTAGATATCATG TCAAGCCCCCGGCCCCTAAGGTGAAGATCACAGAGGAAGGTAGGAATCTCATCCTGAGCTGGGACCCTCCGGACATAGGCGCTGTCCACTGCTGGAATTTCATCTTAAAATACAACAAGTGTCAAGAGTCTCTG GGTAAGGAAATACAATTGGAACGTGTACCAGGGAAGGTTTCATATGACCAGAGATGCCAGTACAGAGTCAAGCTTAAAGCAGTCTATACGAAATGGTGTGGGGAGGGAGGCAGCGACTGGAGCGAAGAGGAAATCTATG GCACAGAAATAAGTTTATCCCCAAGATTCCCCCGAGGACCCTAA
- the LOC110500589 gene encoding interleukin-13 receptor subunit alpha-2 isoform X1 yields the protein MILKHLKCILVLQYFIRFVATEIAAEKALPEPLNLSLTWESEFRIKLSWNAPNNLNASCKVNYMITTTIGERRPKVETTLKLYKEYRLSTEDAVNYTVQTNPKHCTGRTISKPVSKSITKPTELVKNFQCSLYSSKAMNCSWLPVNQASDLQLYYGYLGPSHIAACSEYQYRDGQRTGCHLRGSFLQYDVYFKVNGTLDGLSVQNNFLVLPRYHVKPPAPKVKITEEGRNLILSWDPPDIGAVHCWNFILKYNKCQESLGKEIQLERVPGKVSYDQRCQYRVKLKAVYTKWCGEGGSDWSEEEIYGTEISLSPRFPRGP from the exons ATGATTTTGAAACATTTGAAATGTATCTTGGTTCTACAATACTTTATTCGTTTCGTCGCAACAGAGATTGCAGCTGAAAAAG CTCTCCCTGAGCCGCTCAACCTGTCATTGACGTGGGAGTCTGAATTCCGTATAAAGCTGTCGTGGAACGCACCAAATAATTTAAATGCATCATGCAAGGTGAACTACATGATCACTACAACGATCGGAGAG AGGAGACCCAAAGTAGAGACAACTTTGAAGTTGTATAAAGAGTATAGACTCTCTACGGAAGATGCAGTGAATTACACAGTGCAAACAAACCCCAAACACTGTACAGGTAGAACCATAAGCAAACCTGTCAGCAAATCCATCACTAAACCCACAG AGTTGGTGAAGAACTTCCAGTGTTCCCTCTACTCCTCTAAGGCCATGAACTGCAGCTGGCTTCCAGTCAATCAGGCCTCAGACCTCCAGCTCTACTATGG ATACCTTGGTCCCTCCCACATAGCAGCATGCagtgagtaccagtacagagatgGTCAGAGGACAGGATGTCACCTGAGAGGATCCTTCCTTCAATATGACGTCTACTTCAAGGTCAATGGGACTCTCGATGGCTTATCTGTACAGAATAACTTCCTGGTGCTTCCTAGATATCATG TCAAGCCCCCGGCCCCTAAGGTGAAGATCACAGAGGAAGGTAGGAATCTCATCCTGAGCTGGGACCCTCCGGACATAGGCGCTGTCCACTGCTGGAATTTCATCTTAAAATACAACAAGTGTCAAGAGTCTCTG GGTAAGGAAATACAATTGGAACGTGTACCAGGGAAGGTTTCATATGACCAGAGATGCCAGTACAGAGTCAAGCTTAAAGCAGTCTATACGAAATGGTGTGGGGAGGGAGGCAGCGACTGGAGCGAAGAGGAAATCTATG GCACAGAAATAAGTTTATCCCCAAGATTCCCCCGAGGACCCTAA